The Streptomyces fungicidicus nucleotide sequence TCGGCGACGAAGAGGAAGAAGGCCGCGGCGACCGTGTTGACGATCGCCGCGAGCACGTTCTTGACGGCGTTGAGGCGTTGCAGCGGCTCGTCGAGGAGCAGTCCCATCAGGGAGATGTAGATGATGCCCTGGGCCGCGGCGAAGTAGCCGCCGTAGACGCTGGCCAGGGACAGGCCGGCGGAGAGCGGCCATCCGCCGTCGGGACGGGACGAGTGGCCCTTCGCGCGGCGGCTGCGCACCTTCTTGGCGATCAGCGGCTGGAACGCCACCAGGACGAGGGCGAGTCCGACGAGGGTCGGCACGATGGTCTCGAACGCCCTGGCGGGCAGGGCGAGCAGGAGCGTCGCGCCGCAGAGCCCGCCCAGCGCGGCGCCGATCGCG carries:
- a CDS encoding sulfite exporter TauE/SafE family protein, giving the protein MTPLEMAGVFAAGAGAGAMNAVVGSGTLITFPVLLATGLPPVTATVSNALGLIPGSVTGAIGYRRELAGQGRRVRKFAIGAALGGLCGATLLLALPARAFETIVPTLVGLALVLVAFQPLIAKKVRSRRAKGHSSRPDGGWPLSAGLSLASVYGGYFAAAQGIIYISLMGLLLDEPLQRLNAVKNVLAAIVNTVAAAFFLFVADFDWTAVALIATGSALGGQLGAKTGRRFSPAVLRALIVTIGTLALVQLVR